Proteins encoded by one window of Glycine soja cultivar W05 chromosome 15, ASM419377v2, whole genome shotgun sequence:
- the LOC114386008 gene encoding uncharacterized protein LOC114386008, whose protein sequence is MSSSPLWSTLYIISNVGIVLFLMEILVDSVADTDDEGDGVGDIGVIDDDGGGGFTSGSSHGDDGDVSSDDDNRDTVVVTVAVVVAMPIVVAVLVVATVVAMMLVVVMVAVTIDEGGIVASGGGGDNDGGIDGGGGGATKWW, encoded by the exons ATGTCGTCATCACCTCTATGGTCCACCCTCTATATCATCTCCAACGTCGGAATAGTCCTTTTCCTGATGGAGATTCTG GTCGATTCGGTTGCGGACACAGATGATGAAGGGGATGGAGTTGGTGACATTGGAGTTATCGATGATGATGGTGGAGGTGGATTCACTAGTGGAAGCTCGCA TGGTGATGATGGTGATGTTAGCAGCGATGACGATAATAGAGATACCGTAGTGGTTACTGTGGCAGTGGTGGTGGCGATGCCAATAGTGGTGGCA GTGTTAGTTGTGGCAACGGTGGTTGCAATGATGTTGGTGGTGGTTATGGTGGCAGTGACGATTGATGAAGGTGGTATTGTTgctagtggtggtggtggtgacaatGACGGTGGcattgatggtggtggtggtggtgccaCCAAGTGGTGGTAG